From the genome of Fusobacterium varium, one region includes:
- the hdhA gene encoding 7-alpha-hydroxysteroid dehydrogenase yields the protein MKLVEQYNLKGKVAIITGAGDGIGKASALKLAEAGADVVCSDLDIEKARETAKEAAAFGIKALAVKCNVTIEEDLKNLVDETIKNFGKVNILVNNAGGGGGGKEKLEELTLDYITFIYKLNVFSIFTLMKLCAPYMRKDNYGSIINISSMASNMVSPNMSVYGSSKAAINQLTKYAALDLGPEIRVNAIGPGAIRTKALASVLTPEIEEKMLAKTPIKRLGEVEDIAMAVLYFASPASSWTSGQILFVNGGGIQELD from the coding sequence ATGAAATTGGTAGAACAATATAATTTAAAAGGAAAAGTTGCTATTATAACAGGAGCTGGAGATGGAATAGGAAAAGCTTCTGCCTTGAAATTGGCTGAAGCTGGAGCTGATGTGGTATGCAGTGACTTAGATATTGAAAAAGCTAGAGAAACAGCTAAAGAAGCTGCTGCATTTGGAATAAAAGCATTAGCTGTAAAGTGTAATGTAACAATAGAAGAAGATTTAAAAAATCTTGTAGATGAAACTATAAAAAATTTTGGTAAAGTAAATATATTAGTAAATAACGCTGGTGGTGGAGGTGGAGGAAAAGAAAAACTTGAAGAACTTACACTTGATTATATAACTTTTATATATAAACTTAATGTATTCAGCATTTTTACTCTTATGAAACTTTGTGCTCCATATATGAGAAAAGACAATTATGGTTCGATAATAAATATAAGTTCAATGGCAAGTAATATGGTAAGCCCAAATATGAGTGTATATGGAAGTTCTAAGGCTGCAATAAATCAGCTTACAAAATATGCTGCTCTTGATTTAGGACCTGAGATAAGAGTTAACGCAATAGGTCCAGGAGCGATAAGAACAAAGGCATTAGCATCAGTACTTACACCTGAAATAGAAGAAAAAATGCTAGCTAAAACTCCAATAAAAAGATTGGGAGAAGTGGAGGACATAGCTATGGCAGTATTGTATTTTGCAAGTCCAGCTTCAAGCTGGACAAGTGGGCAGATACTTTTTGTAAATGGTGGAGGAATTCAAGAGTTAGATTAA
- the creD gene encoding Inner membrane protein CreD produces the protein MKKKVKTTGNPMLKKALFLFFFSLLLQIPLMFVNGVVHERNYLYDSTIKNIGKEWGETQTIAGPVIVVPYTEEYYEREYTVDKQGKETEVVKSKKRKNSLIILPEKLDINVNLKEEVRKRGIYKSMVYTGELKMKGNFSKVLSNIPINAVVDYNEISISLGITDIKALLKIDKFSFNGNEIELESGTGLVKPFQISKGISGKLNMKNEELTEIPFDIELVFRGSEGITLLPMGKENSFFIKSAWKNPSFYGMLPRERVIDENGFSANWNISHLTRNYKQYFFASESNKIDLSEAQAGVALYNGITHYRQVIRAAKYGVLFIMMSLLAVYLFEISGKKETHYIQYGIVGFSLVMFYLLLLSLAEHISFITAYGISAAAVIIPVSLYIASVTKNIKYGIGMLVLLIGIYSILFSILKMEDYALLTGTLLIMGVLYLLMYITKNMEIINKKTPEIEDDDNEEQVKK, from the coding sequence ATGAAAAAGAAAGTTAAAACTACAGGAAACCCAATGCTAAAAAAGGCTTTATTTTTATTTTTTTTCAGCCTTTTATTACAAATTCCTCTTATGTTTGTAAATGGAGTGGTACATGAGCGAAATTATCTGTATGATTCTACCATTAAAAATATAGGAAAAGAATGGGGAGAAACACAAACTATAGCAGGACCTGTAATAGTAGTTCCATATACAGAGGAATACTATGAAAGGGAATATACAGTAGATAAACAAGGGAAAGAAACAGAGGTTGTAAAAAGTAAAAAAAGGAAAAATAGTTTAATAATTCTTCCAGAGAAATTAGATATAAATGTTAATTTAAAAGAAGAAGTAAGAAAAAGAGGAATATATAAGTCTATGGTATATACTGGAGAGTTAAAGATGAAAGGAAACTTTTCTAAAGTATTATCAAATATTCCGATAAATGCAGTGGTAGATTACAATGAAATAAGTATATCTTTAGGAATAACAGATATAAAAGCCCTTCTAAAGATAGATAAATTTAGTTTTAATGGAAATGAAATAGAATTAGAATCAGGAACTGGATTAGTAAAACCATTTCAGATATCTAAAGGAATTTCAGGGAAATTAAATATGAAAAATGAAGAATTAACAGAAATTCCATTTGATATAGAGTTGGTGTTTAGGGGAAGCGAGGGAATAACTCTTTTGCCAATGGGAAAAGAAAATAGTTTCTTCATAAAATCAGCATGGAAAAATCCGAGTTTTTATGGAATGCTTCCAAGAGAAAGAGTTATAGATGAAAATGGTTTTAGTGCAAATTGGAATATATCACATTTGACTAGAAATTATAAACAATATTTTTTTGCAAGTGAAAGCAATAAAATAGATTTATCTGAAGCCCAAGCAGGAGTGGCTCTTTACAATGGAATAACTCATTATAGACAGGTAATAAGAGCAGCTAAATATGGAGTTTTATTTATAATGATGAGTTTGTTGGCTGTATATTTATTTGAAATATCTGGAAAAAAGGAAACTCATTATATTCAATATGGAATTGTAGGATTTTCACTGGTTATGTTTTATCTGCTTCTTTTATCATTAGCAGAACATATAAGTTTTATAACTGCTTATGGAATTTCAGCAGCAGCAGTTATAATTCCAGTATCATTGTATATAGCTAGTGTTACCAAAAATATTAAATATGGAATAGGAATGCTGGTTCTCCTTATAGGAATATATTCAATACTGTTCTCAATTTTAAAAATGGAGGATTATGCACTTCTAACAGGAACACTTCTTATTATGGGAGTACTTTATCTTCTAATGTATATAACTAAAAATATGGAAATAATAAATAAAAAAACTCCAGAAATAGAAGATGATGATAATGAGGAACAGGTGAAAAAATGA
- a CDS encoding Patatin-like phospholipase, whose translation MDKKEIKIGLALSGGGMRATLFHLGILKWLAEMELLENIEHISTVSGGSICAGLLYSSNNMKWPSSKEYLEKVLPEIKKKILDKDVTFGAFGKTLEGWDIKKLFESKAESLAKTMKKYWKMDGIIKELSERPIWYINCTTFETGKCFRFSQKRCGDYKIGYFDDGNFPIAEAVAASAGFPILIGMTEIKTDKYIWKNYEGEEVKLPADKIHLWDGGVYDNLGIEALYRPDNGGECRKGINFCIVSDASAGTEEFTKPSKNLLGKLADIKRLVDIDMDQVAGLRLRNFVNFIINKKSGMCVKIGNSAEKITTRGVIDEKIKDELLKECLGKEESEKLKNYPTTLFKPSEKDFDLIVRHGYENAKCVYYSYESTLK comes from the coding sequence ATGGATAAAAAAGAAATAAAAATAGGGCTTGCATTATCTGGTGGAGGTATGAGAGCTACTCTTTTTCATTTAGGAATATTAAAATGGCTGGCTGAAATGGAACTTCTAGAAAATATAGAACATATATCAACAGTATCTGGTGGAAGTATTTGTGCAGGATTACTTTATTCATCAAATAATATGAAATGGCCTTCAAGTAAGGAATATCTTGAAAAAGTATTGCCAGAAATAAAGAAAAAAATTTTAGATAAGGATGTAACATTTGGAGCTTTTGGAAAGACTCTTGAAGGTTGGGATATAAAGAAACTATTTGAAAGCAAGGCAGAATCTCTTGCTAAAACTATGAAAAAATACTGGAAAATGGATGGAATAATTAAAGAGTTATCTGAAAGACCAATATGGTATATAAATTGTACAACTTTTGAAACTGGAAAATGTTTTCGTTTCAGCCAAAAAAGATGTGGTGACTATAAAATAGGATATTTTGATGATGGAAATTTCCCTATTGCAGAAGCAGTAGCTGCTTCTGCTGGATTTCCTATATTAATAGGAATGACAGAAATAAAAACTGATAAATATATCTGGAAAAATTATGAAGGAGAAGAGGTAAAATTGCCAGCAGATAAAATTCATCTTTGGGATGGAGGAGTGTATGATAATCTTGGAATAGAAGCTTTATACAGACCAGATAATGGTGGAGAATGTAGAAAGGGAATCAATTTCTGTATTGTAAGTGATGCTTCAGCAGGTACAGAGGAATTTACAAAACCAAGTAAAAATTTACTTGGAAAACTGGCAGATATAAAAAGACTAGTGGATATAGATATGGATCAGGTTGCTGGATTGAGATTGAGAAATTTTGTTAATTTTATAATTAATAAAAAATCAGGTATGTGTGTAAAAATTGGAAATTCAGCTGAAAAAATAACAACTAGAGGAGTAATAGATGAAAAAATAAAAGATGAACTTTTAAAAGAATGTTTGGGTAAAGAGGAAAGTGAAAAATTAAAAAATTATCCAACAACTTTATTCAAACCTAGTGAAAAAGATTTTGATTTAATAGTAAGACATGGATATGAAAATGCTAAATGCGTATATTATTCTTATGAATCAACACTTAAATAA
- the dps2 gene encoding DNA protection during starvation protein 2 — translation MKKKQEELIYQMNKFLANLHIFKTIVHNYHWNLKGEHFFTIHPMLDGVMSETDEHIDEVAERILMIGGRPFASLKVYLEHSMLQEIESKPYTGIEAVKGILENFKLLLDEMNVALKMAEDIEDQETADLFTGIGAAYQKHIWMYTAWLTK, via the coding sequence ATGAAAAAGAAACAAGAAGAATTAATTTATCAGATGAACAAATTTTTGGCCAATTTACATATTTTTAAAACAATAGTGCATAATTATCACTGGAATTTAAAGGGAGAACATTTTTTTACTATACACCCAATGCTTGATGGAGTTATGTCAGAAACAGATGAACATATAGATGAAGTAGCAGAAAGAATACTTATGATAGGAGGAAGACCTTTTGCTTCTCTTAAAGTGTATTTAGAACATTCTATGCTTCAGGAAATAGAATCAAAACCATATACAGGTATAGAAGCAGTAAAAGGAATACTTGAAAATTTTAAACTTCTTTTAGATGAAATGAATGTAGCATTAAAAATGGCTGAAGATATTGAAGATCAAGAAACAGCAGATTTATTTACAGGTATAGGAGCAGCTTATCAAAAACATATTTGGATGTATACTGCTTGGTTGACTAAATAA
- a CDS encoding C4-dicarboxylate anaerobic carrier produces MSENSTRKKFTMPHTYVIIGIILVILTILTYIIPAGTYERAVDPVLNRTMVVQGSFKYIEQTPVSPFHMFMAVVEGLVSTADIIFFIFFAYGFVYLLIKTGAFYGSLGSLIKKFNGKETMIFPIFMIVFGICGSTFGLYEETYGLLPAFMGISVALEYDALVGGAAVILGTATGFAAATLNPFTIGIAQGIAELPIGSGIGLRIICFIAFQGSAIIYLMFYARKVKLHPELSIVRDVKFNFSNGMNREEMEQLPFNGKHKLIMFLFIITIALLVYGTSQLGWYLNELSTLFFIMMIITGLVGGYNFSQIASLFVESVSDVIFGAMAVGVARSLTIVMENGHIIDTIINFMANTLSTMPRTIAAIGMVVVQNFINFFIPSGSGQAATSMPIMAPLADAIGLTRQTAVLAFQFGDGFSNMFWPTSAATVCGLMSLPIEKWYRFITPLFIFMFLLQVIFMVIAVTINYGPF; encoded by the coding sequence ATGTCAGAAAATTCTACTAGAAAAAAATTTACAATGCCACATACTTATGTGATAATTGGAATTATTCTTGTCATACTAACTATTTTAACTTATATTATACCAGCGGGTACATATGAAAGAGCTGTAGATCCTGTTTTAAATAGAACTATGGTAGTTCAAGGTTCATTCAAATATATTGAACAGACACCTGTATCTCCATTTCATATGTTTATGGCAGTTGTAGAAGGGTTGGTTTCTACTGCTGATATTATATTTTTTATATTCTTTGCCTATGGATTTGTATATCTTTTAATAAAAACAGGAGCTTTTTATGGTTCTCTTGGTTCACTTATTAAAAAATTCAATGGTAAAGAAACTATGATATTTCCTATTTTTATGATAGTGTTTGGTATTTGTGGATCTACTTTTGGTCTTTATGAAGAAACTTATGGATTGCTTCCAGCCTTTATGGGAATATCCGTGGCTTTAGAGTATGATGCTTTAGTTGGAGGAGCTGCAGTTATTCTCGGTACAGCTACTGGATTTGCTGCTGCCACTCTTAATCCATTTACTATAGGAATTGCTCAAGGAATTGCTGAACTTCCTATTGGTTCTGGAATAGGGTTGAGAATTATATGTTTTATAGCCTTTCAAGGAAGTGCAATCATTTATCTCATGTTTTATGCAAGAAAAGTAAAACTTCATCCTGAGCTCTCAATTGTCAGAGATGTTAAATTTAATTTTTCAAATGGTATGAATCGTGAAGAGATGGAACAACTTCCTTTTAATGGAAAACATAAACTTATTATGTTCCTTTTTATTATAACTATAGCTTTACTTGTATATGGTACAAGCCAGCTTGGTTGGTACTTAAATGAACTTTCGACACTTTTTTTTATCATGATGATAATTACTGGTTTAGTAGGAGGTTACAATTTTAGTCAAATAGCTTCTCTCTTTGTAGAATCAGTTTCTGATGTTATTTTTGGAGCAATGGCAGTTGGAGTAGCAAGATCACTTACTATTGTAATGGAAAATGGACATATAATTGATACTATAATTAATTTTATGGCTAATACACTTTCAACTATGCCTAGAACTATTGCTGCTATAGGAATGGTTGTTGTTCAAAACTTTATTAATTTCTTTATTCCTTCTGGTTCAGGACAGGCAGCTACATCTATGCCTATCATGGCTCCTTTGGCAGATGCTATCGGACTTACAAGACAAACAGCTGTACTTGCCTTCCAATTTGGAGATGGTTTCTCCAATATGTTTTGGCCTACATCTGCTGCTACTGTGTGTGGATTGATGAGCCTTCCAATAGAGAAATGGTATAGATTTATCACTCCTTTATTTATATTTATGTTTCTATTACAAGTTATATTTATGGTTATAGCAGTAACAATTAACTATGGACCTTTTTAA
- the ygaZ_1 gene encoding Inner membrane protein YgaZ, with protein sequence MNTKTKAFRAAFPHTIPICAGFSFLGLAYGIYMNKMGFSFIYPMLMSLTIFAGSMEFITANLLVSVFDPLNAFLLAVMVNARHLFYGVSMLEKYRGTGKKKLYLIFGMCDESFSINCTTDIPEGIDKGWFMFFVTLLNYIYWVSGATLGGILGSFINFNTKGIDFVMTALFVVIFLSQWDSQKDHLPAVIGILASVICLIIFGMGNFIIPSMIAILISLTLSRKKLEKEEIK encoded by the coding sequence ATGAACACAAAAACAAAGGCATTCAGAGCTGCTTTTCCTCACACAATTCCTATCTGTGCAGGTTTTTCCTTTCTTGGATTAGCTTATGGAATTTATATGAATAAAATGGGCTTTTCTTTTATATACCCAATGCTTATGAGCCTTACTATTTTTGCTGGATCTATGGAATTCATCACTGCTAACCTTCTAGTATCAGTCTTTGATCCTTTAAATGCTTTTTTATTAGCTGTAATGGTAAATGCAAGGCATCTTTTCTATGGTGTTTCTATGTTAGAAAAATATAGAGGAACTGGAAAAAAGAAATTATATTTAATATTTGGAATGTGCGATGAATCATTTTCTATCAACTGTACTACTGATATTCCAGAAGGAATAGATAAAGGGTGGTTTATGTTTTTTGTCACTCTTCTTAATTATATTTATTGGGTATCTGGAGCTACTTTAGGGGGTATTTTAGGTTCTTTTATAAATTTTAATACTAAAGGAATAGATTTTGTAATGACTGCTCTTTTTGTTGTTATATTTCTTAGCCAGTGGGATTCTCAAAAAGATCATCTTCCTGCTGTAATTGGAATTTTAGCTTCAGTTATTTGTCTTATTATATTTGGAATGGGAAATTTTATCATTCCATCAATGATAGCTATACTTATTTCACTGACATTGAGCAGAAAAAAACTTGAGAAGGAGGAAATTAAATGA
- a CDS encoding Branched-chain amino acid transport protein (AzlD), whose product MRLTVEQEIITVAMVVLGTLLTRFLPFIIFPANKPTPKYIQYLGKVLPFSVIGMLVVYCLKGVSIVSSPYGLPEFISIGGIIILHKWKKNMLLSIGGGTILYMVLIQYVF is encoded by the coding sequence ATGAGACTTACAGTAGAACAAGAAATAATAACTGTGGCTATGGTTGTACTTGGAACTCTTCTTACGAGATTTCTTCCTTTTATAATTTTTCCTGCTAATAAACCTACCCCAAAATATATACAATATTTAGGAAAAGTCCTTCCTTTTTCTGTAATAGGAATGTTAGTTGTTTATTGTTTAAAAGGAGTTTCAATCGTTTCTTCTCCCTATGGACTTCCTGAATTTATCTCTATTGGGGGAATTATAATACTTCATAAATGGAAAAAGAATATGCTTTTATCCATTGGAGGAGGAACTATTCTTTATATGGTACTTATTCAATATGTTTTTTAA
- the carB gene encoding Carbamoyl-phosphate synthase large chain encodes MLDKSIKKTLVIGSGPIIIGQAAEFDYSGTQACETLKKEGIEVVLINSNPATIMTDKAVADRIYIEPITADFVEKVIAKERPDSILAGMGGQTALNMAVELSEKGILKKYGVKVIGTPIEAIKRGEDRELFREAMEKIGEPIIQSKIVENLEDGFKVASEIGYPVVVRPAYTLGGTGGGFAYNPKELEDILMKGLALSRVGQVLIEKSILGWKEIEYEVIRDKDGNCITVCNMENIDPVGIHTGDSIVVAPSQTLSDREYQMLRTSAIKIVNEIGVIGGCNVQFSLHPKSFEYAIIEINPRVSRSSALASKATGYPIARVATRLSLGYLLDEVKNEVTGKTFACFEPALDYIVVKIPKWPFDKFKKADKKLGTKMMATGEVMAIGNNFEAAFLKGIRSLEIGRYNLEHPVAQKMTMEELKATVVKPDDERIFIVAEMLRRGYIKEKLQKITGIDKFFMEKIEWIVKQEEILKATEFKDLDETYLRNLKKKGFSDKGIASLMGVTEKDIERKRKYFHIEPVYKMVDTCAGEFAADSSYFYSTYDQYDEVEVSNRRKIVVIGSGPIRIGQGIEFDYCTVHAVKTLKKLGIESIIINNNPETVSTDFSTADKLYFEPLVTEDIMNILEKEKPEGVILQFGGQTAIKLANDLSDRGIKVIGTSADKIDEAEDRERFEEMMEALNIARPKGRAVWDISHGIEIANEIKYPVLVRPSYVLGGQGMEICHDEYNLVKYLEASFDRDPSNPVLIDKYLNGIELEVDAICDGEDILIPGVMEHLERAGVHSGDSITIYPQQNLYEGTEAELLEITKKIAKALEVKGMMNIQFIAYEHKLYVIEVNPRSSRTVPYISKVSGVPAIEIATRVALGEKLKDMGYGTGIYKKPNVVAVKVPVFSTEKLSKVEVSLGPEMRSTGEVLGVGNNVDEAIYKGLLGANRVHLIKDRKILVTIRDKDKEEFLPIAKSLIAHGSTLYATKGTQKFLAENGVDATVVNKIGEPSPNISDILKNREVDLLINTPTKANDAQRDGFKMRRTAIEYGVDVLTALDTINAILRMQDGHIEEDKLDVFDVSKI; translated from the coding sequence ATGTTAGATAAGTCTATAAAAAAGACATTAGTAATAGGTTCGGGGCCAATTATAATAGGACAGGCAGCAGAGTTTGACTATTCAGGAACTCAAGCTTGTGAAACATTAAAAAAAGAGGGAATAGAAGTTGTGCTTATCAATTCTAATCCAGCAACAATAATGACAGACAAAGCAGTAGCTGATAGAATATATATTGAACCAATTACTGCAGATTTTGTAGAAAAAGTAATAGCTAAAGAAAGACCTGATTCTATTCTTGCAGGAATGGGAGGACAAACAGCATTAAATATGGCTGTTGAGTTGTCAGAGAAAGGGATTCTTAAAAAATATGGAGTAAAAGTAATAGGAACACCTATTGAAGCTATAAAAAGAGGAGAAGATAGAGAGCTATTCAGAGAAGCTATGGAGAAAATAGGAGAGCCTATTATTCAAAGTAAAATAGTTGAAAATCTTGAAGATGGATTTAAAGTGGCAAGCGAAATAGGATATCCAGTAGTTGTAAGACCTGCTTACACACTTGGAGGTACTGGTGGTGGATTCGCATATAATCCAAAAGAACTTGAAGATATTCTTATGAAAGGATTGGCTTTATCAAGAGTAGGGCAGGTTCTTATTGAAAAATCTATTTTGGGTTGGAAAGAAATTGAATATGAGGTAATAAGAGATAAAGATGGAAACTGTATTACAGTATGTAATATGGAAAATATTGATCCAGTTGGAATTCATACAGGAGATTCAATAGTTGTTGCTCCTTCTCAAACTTTGTCAGATAGAGAGTATCAAATGCTTAGAACTTCTGCTATAAAAATAGTAAATGAAATAGGAGTTATTGGGGGATGTAATGTACAATTTTCTCTACACCCAAAATCATTTGAATATGCAATAATAGAAATTAATCCAAGAGTATCAAGATCATCAGCATTGGCTTCTAAGGCAACAGGATATCCAATAGCAAGAGTAGCAACAAGATTATCATTAGGATATCTATTGGACGAAGTGAAGAATGAAGTAACAGGAAAAACTTTTGCATGTTTTGAACCTGCTCTTGATTATATAGTTGTAAAAATACCTAAATGGCCATTTGATAAATTCAAAAAAGCTGATAAAAAACTAGGAACAAAAATGATGGCAACAGGGGAAGTTATGGCAATAGGAAATAACTTTGAAGCAGCATTTTTAAAGGGTATTAGATCGTTAGAAATCGGAAGATATAATTTAGAGCATCCAGTAGCTCAAAAAATGACTATGGAAGAATTAAAAGCAACAGTAGTAAAACCAGATGATGAAAGAATCTTTATAGTAGCAGAGATGTTAAGAAGAGGATATATCAAAGAGAAGTTACAAAAAATAACAGGAATTGATAAATTTTTCATGGAAAAAATAGAGTGGATTGTTAAACAAGAAGAAATTCTAAAAGCTACAGAATTTAAAGATTTAGATGAAACATATTTAAGAAATCTTAAAAAGAAAGGATTTTCAGATAAAGGAATTGCTTCTTTAATGGGAGTTACTGAAAAAGATATTGAAAGAAAAAGAAAATATTTCCATATAGAACCAGTATATAAAATGGTAGATACATGTGCTGGAGAATTTGCTGCAGATTCTTCATATTTTTATTCAACATATGATCAGTATGATGAAGTGGAAGTATCTAACAGAAGAAAAATTGTAGTAATAGGTTCAGGGCCAATTAGAATAGGACAAGGAATAGAATTTGACTATTGTACAGTTCATGCAGTAAAGACATTGAAAAAATTAGGAATAGAAAGTATAATAATCAATAATAATCCAGAAACAGTATCAACAGATTTCTCAACAGCAGATAAGCTATATTTTGAACCATTAGTAACAGAAGATATAATGAATATACTTGAGAAAGAAAAGCCAGAAGGAGTCATACTTCAATTTGGAGGACAGACAGCAATCAAGTTGGCAAATGATCTTAGTGATAGAGGAATCAAGGTAATAGGAACAAGTGCAGATAAGATAGACGAGGCAGAAGATAGAGAAAGATTTGAAGAAATGATGGAGGCTTTAAATATAGCAAGACCAAAAGGAAGAGCAGTATGGGATATATCTCATGGAATAGAAATAGCAAATGAGATAAAATATCCAGTATTAGTAAGACCATCATATGTACTAGGAGGGCAGGGAATGGAAATCTGTCACGATGAGTACAATTTGGTAAAATATTTAGAAGCATCGTTTGATAGAGATCCTTCAAATCCAGTATTGATAGATAAATATTTAAATGGAATAGAGTTAGAAGTAGATGCTATATGTGATGGAGAAGATATACTTATTCCAGGGGTAATGGAACACTTAGAAAGAGCTGGAGTTCATTCAGGGGATTCAATTACTATTTATCCACAACAAAACTTATATGAGGGAACTGAAGCTGAACTTTTAGAAATAACTAAAAAAATAGCTAAAGCTCTAGAAGTAAAAGGAATGATGAATATTCAGTTTATTGCATATGAGCATAAACTTTATGTAATAGAAGTGAATCCAAGATCATCAAGAACAGTTCCATATATATCAAAAGTATCAGGTGTACCAGCTATTGAAATAGCAACAAGAGTAGCCTTAGGAGAAAAGCTTAAAGATATGGGATATGGAACAGGAATTTATAAAAAACCAAATGTAGTAGCAGTAAAAGTACCAGTATTCTCAACAGAAAAATTATCAAAAGTAGAAGTATCATTAGGACCAGAAATGAGATCAACAGGAGAAGTACTGGGAGTAGGAAATAATGTAGACGAGGCTATCTATAAAGGATTATTGGGAGCTAATAGAGTTCATCTTATAAAAGATAGAAAAATACTTGTAACAATTAGAGATAAAGATAAAGAAGAATTTCTACCAATAGCTAAGAGCCTGATAGCACATGGTTCAACTTTATATGCAACAAAAGGAACACAGAAGTTTCTTGCAGAAAATGGAGTAGATGCAACAGTAGTAAATAAAATAGGAGAACCATCACCAAATATATCAGATATATTAAAAAATAGAGAGGTTGATTTGTTAATAAATACACCAACTAAAGCAAATGATGCTCAAAGAGATGGATTTAAAATGAGAAGAACAGCAATAGAGTATGGAGTAGATGTATTGACAGCTTTAGATACAATTAATGCGATTCTTAGAATGCAAGATGGACATATTGAAGAAGATAAATTAGATGTATTTGATGTAAGTAAGATTTAA
- the abgB_2 gene encoding Aminobenzoyl-glutamate utilization protein B, translated as MFKLESIKKELYAIEDTYKKDIEAVSDYIFKNPELGEKEFLSSKYLIDLLKKNNFSVEENYCGLPTAFRAEYGDNNGPSIAFLAEYDALPGYGPDKVPGHACGHNWIAAGTYGAALVLSKFKNNFKGKIILIGTPAEETLGGKVNMVEQNAFDDIDIVFQMHLEANNNLNCKTLAIDCIKFQFTGKAAHAAAHPDEGINALDAVQLMYSGINCLRQHITSDSRIHGIITSGGDAPNTVPDFAECKFHIRANDRTYLNSLTQKVINCAKGAELMTGAVLKYEKYENSFDNLLNLPSLQDLMRKNLIEVGITNFLDEKHGASGSSDIGNVSQVCPTMYTELALNIDELCFVHDEAYLKYVNSEEAYDKLHKSVKAMIGAALELYLEPELLKVVKEDFKKLKRK; from the coding sequence ATGTTTAAATTAGAAAGTATAAAAAAAGAACTCTATGCTATTGAAGATACTTATAAAAAAGATATTGAAGCTGTTTCTGACTATATTTTTAAAAATCCAGAACTTGGAGAAAAGGAATTTCTTTCTTCAAAATATCTTATAGACCTTTTAAAGAAAAATAATTTTTCTGTAGAAGAAAATTATTGTGGTCTTCCTACAGCTTTCAGAGCTGAATATGGAGATAATAATGGACCAAGTATAGCTTTTTTAGCTGAATATGATGCTCTTCCTGGATATGGTCCTGACAAAGTACCTGGACATGCCTGTGGACACAACTGGATAGCTGCTGGAACTTATGGTGCTGCTTTAGTTTTATCAAAATTTAAAAATAATTTCAAGGGTAAAATAATCTTAATTGGAACTCCAGCTGAAGAAACTTTAGGTGGAAAAGTAAATATGGTTGAACAAAATGCTTTTGATGATATCGATATTGTTTTTCAAATGCATCTAGAGGCTAATAATAATCTCAATTGCAAAACTTTAGCTATTGATTGTATCAAGTTTCAATTTACTGGTAAAGCTGCTCATGCTGCTGCTCACCCAGATGAAGGAATAAATGCTTTAGATGCTGTTCAATTAATGTATAGTGGTATTAATTGCTTAAGGCAGCACATAACTTCTGATTCAAGAATTCATGGTATTATTACAAGTGGTGGAGATGCTCCTAATACTGTTCCTGATTTTGCAGAATGTAAATTTCATATCAGAGCAAATGATAGAACATATTTAAATTCCCTTACTCAGAAAGTTATTAATTGTGCAAAAGGTGCAGAGCTTATGACAGGTGCTGTTTTAAAATATGAAAAATATGAAAATTCATTTGATAATCTTTTAAATCTTCCATCTCTACAAGATTTAATGAGAAAAAATCTTATAGAAGTTGGAATAACTAATTTTCTTGATGAAAAACATGGAGCCAGTGGTTCTTCTGATATAGGAAATGTCAGTCAGGTATGTCCAACTATGTATACAGAGTTAGCTCTTAATATTGATGAATTATGTTTTGTTCATGATGAAGCATATTTAAAATATGTCAACTCAGAAGAAGCTTATGATAAACTTCATAAATCTGTAAAAGCTATGATTGGAGCTGCTCTTGAACTTTATCTTGAACCTGAATTATTAAAAGTTGTTAAAGAAGATTTTAAAAAACTTAAAAGAAAGTAA